The genomic DNA CTTCAAAACAACACGACTGGAGTTCGAATAACCCCTTTTATGAGGACCCACACACTATCCTTcgaaataatataaaaagtgCTAAGCTAGTAAGCTAAGGGAGTGAATAGACTGCTGATTGGCGAGGCAACTGGCTGGCAACGCCTTGAAAAAGCATCCAACAAACACCTTCGTCGAGGACCACAACGGCCCCACGGTCCAATTATctatttttagcatttctttaCATGTTTAGATCTCACTACCAGTTCTTTAACAGCGACGATTTGCGGTTAAATAACCCGATTACCTCTCAGCGTTGTTGGGACGTCAATATGGCGATGCTCGAGATCAAGAGCTTAGTGCGAACAGCCTCCCCAGCAGAGGGCGCTCTCCCTTTTCGGCAGCTTCCTCTTGACACCCGCCTGGCAAACTGATAAGAACACAACAGCAATCATTAATGGATTCTAGACAGTCCAACTGATGCATtacaacttttagaaaaaaaaaaaaaaacttggatatCTAATGGGTcgcaataaatcacatgacttgTCAGGTTTCAAAGGAAATCTTATAAATCTTCTCACAATGCCCTTAAAAATACCAAACCACAGAGTGAGGCGGCCAGACAAGATATGAAACTGGTTTCTTTTGTGCATTATAAATAGAGAAATGTAACATAGAGAAAGGTTTCTGAGAGaccaaattttacttttactattattttttatttaaaagagatTACcgtagtttgttttttcacttcataaaagtagttttttaaaataagaatactTAGTCTGtgctaaaagtgaggcagtttacttgaagtttacttgtATATgctattgtaaacttaaaatgtttaaatttactcATAAGCATTCAGTTAGCATACTTCCTATGTTCTACAGTAGACTTGCTATACTAATATTCAAgtatgctaaaaacaaacaaacaaacaaaaaaaacttcaagtgtacaattttttttgctaaggGTTAACAGTAGTTTCAGTGACTATtgttctttatacattttttagaaagATGGAGAGTATTTATCCCTTCAGCTTAGTATACATCTACTTAACAATGGTGaaaagttatttcatttttttttgttttaattctattCATGGGTGTAGGACTGGTTTGTGCTTCTCAGGGCATGcaatgagcttaatccagtgtgggtccttaggtaAGACCCTTAATGCTGCTGCCTAAACTATGCCTGGGTGATTGGaaatacaggattgtgtcaggaagggcatccagcgtAAAACTCTCCACCAAGCCACCTGTGCAAATCAGGGAAAGCTGATTCAACTTATCCTGAAAGGATGAGTTGAAAGGTGAACATCCTTCATTCGTTCCTTCATTCATTTATTAGcgataagggaaaaaaaacacaatttacagaAGTACAATTATGTGTACAAGACTATAtgcaaaagtttgaaaaggGCTTTGGATAAACTTTTAAATCCTATATACTagattattaaaaattattctGTTTGGGAAATGGAGTGCTTTAAATAGTGACttctttaatattaataaaataatgatgacaaaagcaaaGCTTCATTTGGTTATTGGATACTGACgttgtatatatatacagtggACGACATGGGCaggccacaacacaacgacaaaaaccaaagcacaATGAGGAAAGTCACAACACAATGATAAAAGCcggagaaaaatgacaaaagctgaggcacaacaacaaaagccacaacacaacggaAAATATTTACTGCAGAAATGGTTCACAACGGAAATTGTCGCtgtgcttccgcttttgttgtTGGCTTTTTCATTTCCATTGTGAACTATtttcgttgtgttgtggcttatGTCATCTTGtagtggcttttgtcgttgtacttctgcttttgtcgttgtggttacgcttttgttgttgtgtgtggcttttgtcgtcctTCGACTTTTGTtattgtgcttcggcttttgttgttgtgcttcagcttttgtcgttgtccTTCgggttttgtcattgtgctttggcttttgctgttgtgctttggcttttgctgttgtgctttggcttttgctgttgtgcttcggcttttgctgttgtgctttggcttttgctgttgtgcttcggctttcgTCATTGTGCTTCCGCTTTTGaggttgtgctttggcttttgtcgttgtgcttcagcttttattggtgtgctttggcttttgtcgtcgtgcttcaccttttgtcgtcgtgcttcaccttttgtcgttgtgcttcggcttttgctgttgtgcttcagcttttactGGTGTGCTTCGGCTTTTATCGGTGTGCTTCCACTTTtgctgttgtgttgtggctcTTGCATTTACACAAGCCGTGTCATCCATCGTACATATCAAATTAATTGATTCCAGTTTTGTCATTTGAACTTGGTTTGATAATGTACTGCGTAGGTCTTTAACAGTTATATGGTAGTTGTTGTACTTGGTATGTTTGCAACATTTTAggacttttcattttctttattacttttactTCAGCATTAAACTAGTCCGTGTTAGAATTGAGATGCTTTAAATGTGTCCTTTGgcactgaaaacaaaaagctcTCTTGGAAAAGGACAGTGCACATACCAAATTCATGGTCTGCTTCAttatttaaaagactttaacaGCCAGGGGCATCTTTCAAAGTAACCCACTACCtgcaattaaaacataaaagaggATAAGATCAAACAAATCAGCGTCTCAATGTGAAGAATGACCGTTTCATCTATCTCTAAGATGAGTAGGCCTTTGTATACTTTCCAGAAACTAGCCTGACTGTTGCACCTTTACTCACAACTAATGCACTGTTCAACTCACAGCCATCAAATCAGACTAGAAGTCAATCTGGAGCATCTTACCCGACTCTGTAATTAACTGAGGCAAGGACTTTGATGTGGCACCACATAAAAACCTTACGGCACTCTCAGAGGCAAACAAGGCAAAGGACTGTGGGCACAAGTTAGCAATGAAGATGTGAGTTTaaaatttgtcagttttttaaatgtgtgcatTTGATTCTGGcttaaaaaagacttttgatTTTTCAGCGTTGTCTTTTGTCTCCTGCTGCTTCCTCTTGCAGCCGAGGTGGAAAACGCTCCAGTCCGAGGTGAACTAGACACTGTGGGAGGGAAGGTTTTGTTGtacatttgttcatttcttttattatgTCACTTTTCAAGCTCAAAGACAAAATGTGGTCAACTTTTTAAAAGGTAAGTACGGATTAAATGTCatgcttttctttaaaacaatataatgaagataatccaaactttttaaatccttttttaggGGCATTTGGCTCAACCACAGAGAAGACCACTACAGCAAAACTCCCTGGTGAGGTCGACCTAGTTTCATTTGTAAAGTTGAATGGCAGTTGATGCAGGTTGCTGTTCTCACCAGATCCTCATTGTGATCTTAGTTCCCTTAAAAACAGACATAGTTTTgtttaacaaactaaaaaaatatggaagTCAGTTTTTTCAGTTGTTGCCTACTTTAATCTTTAGGTATTTTCTTTCAGAGTTTTCATTGGGTTTAttatctctgaaaaaaaaaaaacacagtatttATTATCACTTtgctgttttattcttttaacagCTTACAGAAACCCACACCACAGTCAAGTTGAAGAGCAGGATTCAGAAGGTGCACATTTCTTTATctcatttatgctttttattgcattatttcAGTCAGTAACTATTTCTGTAACCACATGTTtctcttaaaaatacaaaatagaacaacattttattgaaataatgaaagttttgtCTTTAATAGACTTCCCTGAGCGTGCAGACACATTTCCAagtaaaagagaagaaacatgcttaaaacttaataaaaattttaattaaaatgtaacaagTTGCTAGAAAGTGAATATAAAAGCAAAGATAAGTCCTAAAGTCTAAAAGTATAAATAACGTTTACTCTTTCCAGAAAAATTCAAGGATAGCGATGAAATCCTGATTCATGGAGGTGCTGCAGAACAGGCGGTTCCATGGAGGAGACCAGAGGGACAAAACCTGAAACTAACGGACACCAGCAGCAGACTGATTGAAGACCACGACGGTCAGAAGCAAAGCGGACATCAAGGACAACTACAAGCAAGAGAAGAGCAGAGCGACCTCAGTAGTGAGGAGAAAATGACAGTGGAAGCTCACAGAGAGAGACCGCCAGCAAATACAAGAAATAACCGGATGCGTGGCAGACCGGCTGCAGACCAAAGTCAGGAGAGGCTAGACCTGGACAGCTTTGAGAACAATCGGGATACAGTGGCAGCTGGAGACAACAGTCGACATGCAAACTGTGATGGTAAGATTACATTTAATATCCCACAAAGCATTACTTAAACAACAAATGCAATGTGTGAACAAATctgttcatctccaaacagaaACTGGAGAATGCTTCAGTGCTGAAACGCACGCTGCCTCTGGTGAGTATGAGTTCCTTTTCCTCAGATTTACACTGATCAGTGATGCTCACTTCTCTCTTTCTGTTTGTGCCTTAGGACCCAACCGCCCCCCAGCTAATCCAGCCACCAGCTAAGCAGCCTGATGTTGGAGGTTTGTTCTCTCTGCATCATGAAAAGGAtttctaaaagtgttttaagAAGCTAAATGACTTTGTTCTCACTTAATTCTTCAGTGTAACAATCTATTTTGTTGACACATCCTGCCTGCATgttaaacaatacattttacctcttttttttttacccacagGTCTTTTTCCCCTCACGATG from Oryzias melastigma strain HK-1 linkage group LG16, ASM292280v2, whole genome shotgun sequence includes the following:
- the LOC112143538 gene encoding uncharacterized protein LOC112143538 isoform X1, encoding MKIVVFCLLLLPLAAEVENAPVRAQRQNVVNFLKGAFGSTTEKTTTAKLPAYRNPHHSQVEEQDSEEKFKDSDEILIHGGAAEQAVPWRRPEGQNLKLTDTSSRLIEDHDGQKQSGHQGQLQAREEQSDLSSEEKMTVEAHRERPPANTRNNRMRGRPAADQSQERLDLDSFENNRDTVAAGDNSRHANCDETGECFSAETHAASGPNRPPANPATS
- the LOC112143538 gene encoding uncharacterized protein LOC112143538 isoform X2, giving the protein MKIVVFCLLLLPLAAEVENAPVRAYRNPHHSQVEEQDSEEKFKDSDEILIHGGAAEQAVPWRRPEGQNLKLTDTSSRLIEDHDGQKQSGHQGQLQAREEQSDLSSEEKMTVEAHRERPPANTRNNRMRGRPAADQSQERLDLDSFENNRDTVAAGDNSRHANCDETGECFSAETHAASGPNRPPANPATS